The following coding sequences lie in one Maribacter forsetii DSM 18668 genomic window:
- the mddA gene encoding methanethiol S-methyltransferase yields MKKVLIVIYGIIAYLIFLVAFLYAIGFVGNLFVPKSIDTGEEISLVPAVLINLCLLSLFALQHSIMARPAFKKWFTKIIDPAMERSTYILLSSLILLFMYWKWQPMTTIVWETENIVSLIVMAIFFLGWTIVFLSTFMISHFELFGLTQIYQNFKDQSLTYPEFQVNWFYKLVRHPLMLGFIIAFWAAPTMTYGRLLFAIVTTTYMLIAVKYLEEKDLRNLLGKDYENYQKRVPMIFPFTKFKKG; encoded by the coding sequence ATGAAAAAAGTACTCATTGTAATTTACGGAATCATCGCTTACCTCATTTTTTTAGTAGCCTTTCTTTATGCTATCGGCTTTGTCGGAAACCTTTTCGTACCCAAATCAATAGATACCGGAGAAGAAATTTCCCTGGTACCTGCAGTTCTCATCAACCTTTGTTTATTAAGTCTTTTCGCCCTTCAACATAGTATTATGGCACGCCCTGCTTTTAAAAAATGGTTTACTAAGATAATTGACCCTGCTATGGAACGCAGTACTTATATTTTATTGTCGAGTTTGATTCTTCTTTTTATGTATTGGAAATGGCAGCCAATGACTACAATTGTTTGGGAGACCGAAAATATAGTTTCTCTTATAGTAATGGCAATATTCTTTTTGGGTTGGACAATTGTATTCCTCTCTACCTTTATGATAAGTCATTTTGAGCTTTTCGGCCTGACGCAGATATATCAAAACTTTAAGGACCAGTCCCTGACCTACCCAGAATTTCAAGTCAATTGGTTTTACAAATTGGTGAGACATCCATTAATGCTAGGTTTTATAATAGCGTTTTGGGCAGCACCTACCATGACCTATGGTCGACTGCTATTTGCCATAGTAACGACCACTTACATGCTAATTGCCGTGAAGTACTTAGAGGAAAAGGATTTGAGGAACCTTCTAGGAAAAGATTATGAGAATTACCAAAAGAGAGTGCCGATGATCTTTCCGTTTACCAAATTCAAAAAAGGATAA
- a CDS encoding outer membrane beta-barrel protein, translating into MKYAYYKSLVLTLLFSGIAQVLSAQNGSIKGTVLDENKEALAFAHVLLLSTLDSALVKGATSNDKGEFFLEDIALGNYTLNISLLGFEPNIRVVEIQTIKEIVIGTIQLAAQNQELEGVAVVGKKLLYEQKSDRLILNVGSLPTFSGNSALQVLQKAPGVIVQENSNSISLNNKGAVLIMINDRISRVPIGALIQQLKAMQAENIDRIELIHQPSAKYDANNAAGIIHIVMKENNLFGLNGNASLTLGIGQREKGNGSIDLNYRNKKLNLYGTVTGSQSKSPLWEINHYREYEYLGNQYYYENKLRFTNPNNNSVGFTIGADFEIEKNKIVGTIFGYTKSNTSGRDYTSKSIGTINNTINTDLNYLLNSNNPNTNTFANLNYFWQLTPATSLNLDVDRVSLDAVNSSQLSYLEVQDNIDATDSNRDTSFEIYTVKGDCEWKNEKGTTIQTGLKGTFNNSNTISSIQNRDSGVWIEDESFGMNDDISEIILAAHGSVQKKWNEKWESNLGVRLEQYNYELDDTSGENDFSISYTNLFPVVRTSYTIDSTKTLTLSLNRRIERPAFWNLAGFYLLIDPSLFVTSNTRIRPSFTNAARLAFNQGSFLFAFEVNRTKGTISFYNTVNKEQNLQTSIPINFDSMDGLLLSMSFPIKINKLWKMNWNLDGAYKNVKDVSNRPLPFEKDLFTITAQLTNVFELGKSWTANIDGRYMSPFISGDQVQVMRHFINFGISKKFRNESSFTFSIQDITATSGIIDWEYHQPELGIKTYGDNNFSERIFQATYSFPFGNRKLKEKRNRKIGSQEERNRM; encoded by the coding sequence ATGAAATACGCATATTACAAGAGCCTTGTATTGACTTTATTGTTTTCTGGAATTGCACAAGTTTTATCTGCACAAAACGGTTCTATAAAAGGAACCGTTTTAGATGAGAATAAAGAAGCTTTGGCCTTTGCCCATGTCCTTTTATTAAGCACACTTGATTCTGCCTTGGTCAAAGGTGCTACTAGTAACGATAAAGGTGAATTTTTTCTGGAGGATATCGCCCTTGGAAACTATACACTAAATATTTCTCTACTTGGGTTCGAACCCAATATTAGGGTTGTAGAAATCCAGACTATTAAAGAAATTGTAATAGGAACTATTCAACTAGCTGCCCAAAACCAAGAATTAGAGGGTGTAGCAGTGGTTGGTAAAAAACTACTCTATGAACAAAAGAGTGATCGATTGATATTGAATGTAGGCTCCTTACCAACATTTAGTGGGAACAGCGCACTACAAGTACTTCAAAAAGCACCAGGAGTAATTGTGCAGGAAAACTCCAACAGCATAAGTTTGAATAATAAAGGTGCAGTTCTAATCATGATAAATGATAGAATTTCTCGCGTACCTATTGGAGCCTTAATTCAACAACTAAAAGCCATGCAGGCCGAAAACATAGACCGAATTGAACTTATTCATCAGCCTTCTGCAAAATACGACGCTAACAACGCTGCCGGTATTATTCATATCGTAATGAAAGAGAACAATTTATTTGGTTTAAATGGTAATGCAAGTCTAACACTTGGCATTGGGCAAAGGGAAAAAGGAAATGGTAGTATTGACTTAAACTATAGAAATAAAAAATTAAATTTATATGGTACAGTCACCGGTTCTCAGAGTAAATCGCCATTATGGGAGATAAATCATTATCGAGAATATGAATATCTTGGTAATCAATATTATTACGAAAACAAATTAAGATTTACTAATCCTAATAACAATTCAGTTGGTTTTACTATAGGTGCAGATTTTGAAATAGAAAAAAACAAAATCGTAGGTACTATTTTTGGATACACAAAAAGCAATACTTCTGGTCGTGATTATACCAGTAAGTCAATAGGTACAATTAACAATACTATAAATACGGATTTAAATTACCTGCTTAATAGCAATAATCCGAATACAAATACCTTTGCCAACCTCAACTATTTTTGGCAATTGACTCCTGCAACTTCTTTAAATCTGGATGTGGATAGAGTTTCGCTAGATGCGGTTAATTCTTCACAACTTTCATATTTAGAAGTTCAAGATAATATTGATGCTACAGATTCTAATCGTGATACCTCATTTGAAATATATACGGTAAAGGGGGACTGTGAATGGAAAAACGAAAAAGGAACTACAATACAAACCGGTCTTAAAGGCACCTTCAATAATTCGAATACCATCTCTAGTATTCAGAATAGAGATTCTGGTGTTTGGATTGAAGATGAATCTTTTGGGATGAATGATGACATTAGCGAGATTATTTTAGCGGCACATGGTTCGGTTCAAAAAAAATGGAATGAAAAATGGGAAAGTAACTTAGGAGTTCGTTTAGAGCAGTATAACTACGAACTGGATGATACCTCTGGAGAAAATGACTTTAGTATCTCATACACCAATTTATTCCCCGTTGTTAGAACAAGTTACACCATAGATTCTACTAAGACCTTAACGCTTTCTCTTAATAGACGTATAGAACGCCCTGCTTTTTGGAATTTAGCTGGTTTCTATTTATTAATTGATCCGAGTTTATTTGTGACATCGAATACACGAATTAGGCCTTCGTTTACGAACGCTGCAAGATTGGCATTCAACCAAGGTTCTTTTCTCTTTGCATTTGAAGTTAACAGAACAAAAGGTACAATATCTTTTTACAACACCGTAAACAAGGAACAGAATTTACAAACTAGTATTCCTATTAATTTCGATAGTATGGATGGACTTTTACTAAGTATGAGTTTCCCAATCAAAATAAATAAACTATGGAAAATGAACTGGAATCTTGATGGTGCCTACAAGAATGTAAAAGATGTTTCTAATCGTCCGCTTCCTTTTGAGAAAGACCTTTTTACGATTACTGCTCAACTTACTAATGTTTTTGAATTAGGAAAATCATGGACGGCTAATATTGATGGTCGATATATGAGTCCGTTCATATCGGGAGACCAAGTTCAAGTCATGCGACACTTCATAAACTTTGGAATAAGCAAAAAATTCAGAAACGAGAGTTCATTCACATTTAGCATACAAGATATTACAGCTACAAGCGGTATTATAGATTGGGAATACCATCAACCAGAACTTGGTATAAAAACCTACGGCGATAATAACTTTTCAGAAAGAATTTTTCAAGCAACATATTCTTTTCCTTTTGGAAATCGAAAACTAAAAGAAAAGAGAAACCGTAAAATCGGTTCTCAAGAAGAACGAAATCGTATGTAA